Proteins found in one Arachis stenosperma cultivar V10309 chromosome 8, arast.V10309.gnm1.PFL2, whole genome shotgun sequence genomic segment:
- the LOC130945699 gene encoding uncharacterized protein LOC130945699, with the protein MEQSQSKPQPQDSQIGSSRGKSDPAWQYFTVKYDKNNKAQYTCIFCLNTYNGGGIYRMKYHLAKIPGQIKVCNKVIEDVELQFKRLLEENKKNKAEKRKYTADCYDVESETQAEEEGEAPNPVQPPAPATMGDKGKRRAIAATPIGSYFKERTTPGSQPALKSVLASEQVKHKVKLGLARWIIDARIPFNAIQSPYFQPALDGVAAIGPGFKGPSYDEMRVHLLADLKKECQLLVEGYRSSWKRTGCTLMAYGWTDQRQRTLINFLVYCPAGMSFVKSVDASDMIKTADTLFKLFAEVIEWVGSSNIVHVVTDNAANYVSAGKLIHEKYPNIFWSPCAAHCINLILKDIASLPHIADLASRASKVTVFVYNHMIFLSWLRKRKDWKEIVRPGVTRFATVFITLKSIYDHKQDLQALVIDKYFTSHKLSKSVNGKMVSSIILDSKFWVDCFTTVMLVGPLIKLLRLVDADEKSSLGIVYAGMQRAKINIKTMFRNRKSAYTPYTSILKMRWDKHLKRDLHAAAYFLNPDYFYSEGFVEKANILRSLLDLFDIETLCDDSVAGMQEIQLYRDRKGSFGRESALKAIKRLEPDKYLYFYV; encoded by the coding sequence ATGGAACAATCACAAAGTAAACCACAGCCACAAGATTCTCAAATTGGTTCATCCAGAGGTAAATCCGATCCAGCTTGGCAGTATTTTACAGTGAAGTATGACAAAAATAACAAGGCTCAATATACATGTATTTTCTGCTTGAATACTTACAATGGAGGGGGGATATATAGAATGAAATATCATCTTGCAAAGATCCCTGGACAAATTAAAGTTTGTAACAAAGTAATTGAAGATGTTGAACTTCAATTCAAAAGGCTTTTggaggaaaacaaaaaaaataaggcagaaaaaagaaaatatacaGCTGATTGTTATGATGTGGAAAGTGAAACACAAGCGGAAGAAGAGGGTGAAGCGCCTAATCCTGTACAACCTCCGGCTCCTGCAACAATGGGAGACAAAGGAAAGAGAAGAGCGATTGCTGCTACTCCAATTGGAAGTTATTTTAAGGAAAGGACTACGCCAGGCTCTCAACCAGCTTTGAAAAGTGTCTTGGCCAGTGAACAAGTTAAACACAAGGTTAAGTTGGGGCTTGCAAGATGGATCATTGATGCACGGATTCCATTCAATGCAATTCAATCTCCTTACTTTCAACCTGCCTTGGACGGCGTTGCTGCAATTGGACCTGGTTTCAAGGGACCGTCGTATGATGAAATGAGAGTTCATTTGCTGGCCGATCTTAAGAAGGAGTGTCAGTTGCTTGTTGAAGGTTATAGAAGCTCGTGGAAAAGGACTGGTTGTACACTGATGGCATATGGTTGGACTGATCAAAGGCAGCGTACGTTAATTAATTTTCTAGTTTATTGTCCTGCTGGTATGTCATTTGTTAAGTCTGTTGATGCTTCTGATATGATAAAAACTGCCGATACCTTGTTTAAATTGTTTGCTGAGGTTATTGAGTGGGTTGGGTCTAGTAACATTGTGCATGTGGTTACTGATAATGCTGCGAATTATGTATCTGCTGGAAAACTCATTCATGAAAagtatccaaatattttttggtCTCCTTGTGCTGCTCATTGCATCAATCTTATCTTGAAAGACATAGCAAGTCTTCCTCACATAGCTGACCTTGCCTCTCGTGCTTCAAAAGTGACTGTCTTTGTTTACAATCATATGATTTTCTTGTCATGgcttagaaaaagaaaagattggAAAGAAATTGTTCGACCAGGAGTAACACGTTTTGCTACTGTTTTCATTACTTTGAAAAGTATATATGATCATAAACAAGACTTGCAAGCATTGGTGATTGACAAATATTTCACTTCTCATAAATTATCCAAGAGTGTCAATGGGAAGATGGTtagttcaattatcttggaTAGTAAGTTTTGGGTGGATTGTTTTACTACTGTTATGCTTGTTGGTCCTCTAATTAAGTTATTGAGGCTTGTTGATGCTGATGAGAAATCTTCTCTGGGTATCGTGTATGCGGGCATGCAAAGAGCCAAAATTAATATCAAGACAATGTTTAGAAATAGGAAATCTGCATACACGCCTTATACAAGTATCTTGAAAATGCGGTGGGATAAGCATTTGAAGCGTGACCTCCATGCAGCAGCATACTTTTTGAATCCAGATTACTTCTATAGTGAGGGGTTTGTTGAGAAGGCAAATATCTTGAGGTCTTTGCTTGATTTATTTGATATTGAAACTCTTTGCGATGACTCGGTTGCCGGAATGCAAGAGATACAGTTGTATCGAGATCGAAAAGGAAGTTTTGGAAGGGAAAGTGCATTGAAAGCAATTAAGAGACTTGAACCTGATAAGTATTTATATTTCTATGTTTAA